From the genome of Vigna angularis cultivar LongXiaoDou No.4 chromosome 11, ASM1680809v1, whole genome shotgun sequence, one region includes:
- the LOC108332608 gene encoding alpha,alpha-trehalose-phosphate synthase [UDP-forming] 1 isoform X3 translates to MVGFQSDHKPGNKYNGVAAAVRGEREDGKPFKQRLLVVANRLPVSAIRKGEDSWSLEISAGGLVSALLGVKALEARWIGWAGVNVPDEIGQKALTKALAEKRCIPVFLDEEIVHQYYNGYCNNILWPLFHYLGLPQEDRLATTRSFQSQFEAYQKANQMFADVVNKHYEEGDVVWCHDYHLMFLPQCLKNYNPKMKVGWFLHTPFPSSEIHRTLPSRSELLHAVLAADLVGFHTYDYARHFVSACTRILGLEGTPEGVENQGKLTRVAAFPIGIDSERFKRALDLPQVKGHIKELQERFKGRKVMLGVDRLDMIKGIPQKILAFEKFLEESPDWRDKVVLLQIAVPTRTDVPEYQKLTSQVHEIVGRINGRFGTLATVPIHHLDCSLDFHKLCALYAVTDVALVTSLRDGMNLVSYEFVACQDKKKGVLILSEFAGAAQSLGAGAILVNPWNITEVAAAIAKALNMKSEEREKRHKHNFKHVTTHTAQEWAETFVSELNDTIDEAQLRTKQVPPRLPTETAVERYLQSNNRLIILGFNGTLTVPVERKGDQYQETELTVHPELKQPLAELCSDPKTTVVVLSGSGRPVLDQNFKEYDIWLAAENGMFLNPSKGEWMTTMPEQLNMEWVDSVKHVFDYFTDRTPRSHIEERDASLVWSYRHSDVEFGRLQARDMLQHLWTGPISNASVEVVQGSRSVEVRAANVTKGAAIDRILGEIVHSKSMTTPIDYVLCIGHFLTKQDEDIYAFFEPELPSIGVGLPRSKVTEGVKFPAERISSLKIPASKSGAAKSSQNKGQRVVPNSEKKTNNHVCRAPRRPAPEKISWNVLDLKKENYFSCAVGRTQTNARYTLGSPDEVVAFLKELVNSSPYSYV, encoded by the exons ATGGTTGGATTCCAGAGTGACCATAAGCCCGGGAACAAGTACAATG GAGTGGCAGCGGCAGTGCGGGGCGAGAGGGAGGATGGGAAACCTTTCAAACAAAGGCTTTTGGTAGTGGCCAATAGGCTGCCAGTCTCGGCAATTAGGAAAGGCGAGGATTCGTGGTCCTTGGAGATAAGTGCTGGTGGCCTGGTGAGCGCTCTGTTAG GTGTGAAGGCTTTGGAGGCAAGGTGGATAGGTTGGGCTGGAGTCAATGTGCCAGATGAGATTGGACAAAAGGCACTTACTAAAGCTTTGGCTGAAAAG AGGTGTATCCCAGTATTTCTTGATGAAGAGATTGTACATCAATATTATAATGGCTATTGTAACAATATTCTCTGGCCCCTTTTTCATTACCTTGGACTTCCACAAGAAGACCGCCTTGCTACCACACGTAGTTTCCAATCTCAATTTGAAGCATACCAGAAGGCAAATCAAATGTTTGCCGATGTTGTAAACAAGCACTATGAAGAGGGTGATGTTGTTTGGTGCCATGATTACCATCTTATGTTTCTTCCACAATGCTTAAAGAATTATAACCCCAAAATGAAAGTTGGCTGGTTTCTTCATACCCCATTTCCATCTTCTGAGATTCACAGGACATTGCCTTCTCGTTCAGAGCTTCTGCATGCTGTTCTTGCAGCTGATTTGGTTGG TTTTCACACCTACGACTATGCACGACATTTTGTCAGTGCATGTACCCGCATACTTGGACTTGAGGGAACGCCTGAAGGGGTTGAGAATCAAGGGAAGCTGACTCGAGTAGCAGCA TTTCCAATAGGTATAGACTCAGAACGATTCAAACGTGCACTTGACCTTCCTCAAGTGAAGGGTCACATAAAAGAATTACAAGAGAGATTTAAAGGGAGAAAG GTAATGTTAGGTGTTGATCGTCTTGATATGATCAAAGGAATCCCTCAAAAAATTCTGGCATTTGAAAAATTTTTGGAAGAGAGTCCTGATTGGCGTGATAAAGTTGTTCTGCTTCAAATTGCCGTGCCAACAAGGACAGATGTTCCTGAGT ATCAAAAGCTTACTAGCCAGGTTCATGAAATTGTTGGTCGCATCAATGGCAGATTTGGAACACTTGCTACCGTTCCCATACATCACCTG GATTGCTCTCTTGATTTTCATAAACTATGTGCTTTGTACGCTGTTACGG ATGTAGCACTTGTCACCTCTTTAAGGGATGGAATGAATCTTGTAAGTTACGAATTTGTGGCTTGccaagataaaaagaaagggGTTCTCATTCTCAGCGAA TTTGCTGGTGCTGCACAGTCACTTGGCGCTGGGGCAATTCTGGTCAACCCTTGGAACATCACGGAAGTTGCTGCTGCAATTGCCAAGGCTCTGAATATGAAATCAGAAGAACGAGAGAAGAGACATAAGCATAACTTTAAACATGTAACAACCCACACTGCTCAGGAATGGGCAGAAACTTTTGTGAG TGAACTAAATGATACTATTGATGAGGCACAATTAAGGACCAAACAAGTTCCACCAAGGCTCCCAACGGAGACTGCAGTTGAGCGTTATTTGCAGTCAAATAATCGGTTGATTATTTTG GGTTTCAATGGAACTCTAACTGTACCAGTTGAGAGAAAAGGTGATCAGTATCAAGAAACGGAACTTACAGTGCATCCAGAACTGAAACAACCCTTGGCAGAACTTTGCAGTGACCCAAAGACCACAGTTGTTGTGCTTAGTGGAAGTGGTAGACCAGTTCTAGATCAA AACTTCAAAGAGTATGACATCTGGCTAGCAGCAGAGAATGGAATGTTTTTAAACCCTTCTAAGGGAGAATGGATGACAACAATGCCAGAGCAACTAAATATGGAATGGGTTGACAGTGTGAAG CATGTTTTTGACTACTTCACAGATAGAACACCTCGATCACATATTGAAGAAAGGGATGCTTCACTTGTATGGAGTTACAGACATTCAG ATGTTGAGTTTGGAAGACTGCAAGCAAGGGACATGCTGCAGCATCTCTGGACAGGGCCAATTTCTAATGCTTCAGTTGAAGTTGTTCAAGGGAGCCGGTCTGTTGAGGTGCGAGCTGCTAATGTTACTAAG GGAGCAGCCATTGACCGTATTCTAGGGGAGATAGTCCACAGTAAATCCATGACAACACCAATTGATTATGTTTTGTGTATAGGACATTTTCTAACAAAG CAGGATGAAGATATATATGCGTTTTTTGAGCCAGAGTTACCTTCTATTGGTGTGGGTCTTCCACGAAGTAAGGTAACAGAAGGAGTTAAGTTTCCTGCGGAGAGGATATCGTCGTTGAAGATTCCAGCAAGTAAAAGTGGAGCAGCAAAATCATCCCAAAATAAGGGACAACGTGTTGTGCCAAATTCtgagaagaaaacaaataatcatGTGTGCCGTGCGCCACGTCGTCCAGCTCCTGAAAAGATCTCTTGGAATGTCCTTGACCTGAAGAAAGAGAATTACTTTTCTTGTGCTGTTGGAAGAACACAAACGAATGCTCGGTATACGCTTGGATCACCGGATGAAGTTGTTGCATTTCTGAAGGAACTAGTCAACTCATCTCCATACTCTTATGTCTGA
- the LOC108332608 gene encoding alpha,alpha-trehalose-phosphate synthase [UDP-forming] 1 isoform X1, producing the protein MVGFQSDHKPGNKYNGNSNIIPDRVERLMRRRELFKSSKASLLNEAPDSNNNNNNVITEYFEHDPRLREDNNSAASYERLLEGVAAAVRGEREDGKPFKQRLLVVANRLPVSAIRKGEDSWSLEISAGGLVSALLGVKALEARWIGWAGVNVPDEIGQKALTKALAEKRCIPVFLDEEIVHQYYNGYCNNILWPLFHYLGLPQEDRLATTRSFQSQFEAYQKANQMFADVVNKHYEEGDVVWCHDYHLMFLPQCLKNYNPKMKVGWFLHTPFPSSEIHRTLPSRSELLHAVLAADLVGFHTYDYARHFVSACTRILGLEGTPEGVENQGKLTRVAAFPIGIDSERFKRALDLPQVKGHIKELQERFKGRKVMLGVDRLDMIKGIPQKILAFEKFLEESPDWRDKVVLLQIAVPTRTDVPEYQKLTSQVHEIVGRINGRFGTLATVPIHHLDCSLDFHKLCALYAVTDVALVTSLRDGMNLVSYEFVACQDKKKGVLILSEFAGAAQSLGAGAILVNPWNITEVAAAIAKALNMKSEEREKRHKHNFKHVTTHTAQEWAETFVSELNDTIDEAQLRTKQVPPRLPTETAVERYLQSNNRLIILGFNGTLTVPVERKGDQYQETELTVHPELKQPLAELCSDPKTTVVVLSGSGRPVLDQNFKEYDIWLAAENGMFLNPSKGEWMTTMPEQLNMEWVDSVKHVFDYFTDRTPRSHIEERDASLVWSYRHSDVEFGRLQARDMLQHLWTGPISNASVEVVQGSRSVEVRAANVTKGAAIDRILGEIVHSKSMTTPIDYVLCIGHFLTKQDEDIYAFFEPELPSIGVGLPRSKVTEGVKFPAERISSLKIPASKSGAAKSSQNKGQRVVPNSEKKTNNHVCRAPRRPAPEKISWNVLDLKKENYFSCAVGRTQTNARYTLGSPDEVVAFLKELVNSSPYSYV; encoded by the exons ATGGTTGGATTCCAGAGTGACCATAAGCCCGGGAACAAGTACAATGGTAATTCTAATATTATTCCGGATCGTGTTGAACGTCTTATGAGACGAAGAGAGCTTTTTAAAAGCAGCAAGGCATCTCTTTTGAATGAGGCTCCtgatagtaataataataataataatgtgattACTGAATATTTTGAGCATGACCCGCGCTTAAGGGAAGATAATAACTCTGCTGCTTCCTATGAACGATTACTGGAAGGAGTGGCAGCGGCAGTGCGGGGCGAGAGGGAGGATGGGAAACCTTTCAAACAAAGGCTTTTGGTAGTGGCCAATAGGCTGCCAGTCTCGGCAATTAGGAAAGGCGAGGATTCGTGGTCCTTGGAGATAAGTGCTGGTGGCCTGGTGAGCGCTCTGTTAG GTGTGAAGGCTTTGGAGGCAAGGTGGATAGGTTGGGCTGGAGTCAATGTGCCAGATGAGATTGGACAAAAGGCACTTACTAAAGCTTTGGCTGAAAAG AGGTGTATCCCAGTATTTCTTGATGAAGAGATTGTACATCAATATTATAATGGCTATTGTAACAATATTCTCTGGCCCCTTTTTCATTACCTTGGACTTCCACAAGAAGACCGCCTTGCTACCACACGTAGTTTCCAATCTCAATTTGAAGCATACCAGAAGGCAAATCAAATGTTTGCCGATGTTGTAAACAAGCACTATGAAGAGGGTGATGTTGTTTGGTGCCATGATTACCATCTTATGTTTCTTCCACAATGCTTAAAGAATTATAACCCCAAAATGAAAGTTGGCTGGTTTCTTCATACCCCATTTCCATCTTCTGAGATTCACAGGACATTGCCTTCTCGTTCAGAGCTTCTGCATGCTGTTCTTGCAGCTGATTTGGTTGG TTTTCACACCTACGACTATGCACGACATTTTGTCAGTGCATGTACCCGCATACTTGGACTTGAGGGAACGCCTGAAGGGGTTGAGAATCAAGGGAAGCTGACTCGAGTAGCAGCA TTTCCAATAGGTATAGACTCAGAACGATTCAAACGTGCACTTGACCTTCCTCAAGTGAAGGGTCACATAAAAGAATTACAAGAGAGATTTAAAGGGAGAAAG GTAATGTTAGGTGTTGATCGTCTTGATATGATCAAAGGAATCCCTCAAAAAATTCTGGCATTTGAAAAATTTTTGGAAGAGAGTCCTGATTGGCGTGATAAAGTTGTTCTGCTTCAAATTGCCGTGCCAACAAGGACAGATGTTCCTGAGT ATCAAAAGCTTACTAGCCAGGTTCATGAAATTGTTGGTCGCATCAATGGCAGATTTGGAACACTTGCTACCGTTCCCATACATCACCTG GATTGCTCTCTTGATTTTCATAAACTATGTGCTTTGTACGCTGTTACGG ATGTAGCACTTGTCACCTCTTTAAGGGATGGAATGAATCTTGTAAGTTACGAATTTGTGGCTTGccaagataaaaagaaagggGTTCTCATTCTCAGCGAA TTTGCTGGTGCTGCACAGTCACTTGGCGCTGGGGCAATTCTGGTCAACCCTTGGAACATCACGGAAGTTGCTGCTGCAATTGCCAAGGCTCTGAATATGAAATCAGAAGAACGAGAGAAGAGACATAAGCATAACTTTAAACATGTAACAACCCACACTGCTCAGGAATGGGCAGAAACTTTTGTGAG TGAACTAAATGATACTATTGATGAGGCACAATTAAGGACCAAACAAGTTCCACCAAGGCTCCCAACGGAGACTGCAGTTGAGCGTTATTTGCAGTCAAATAATCGGTTGATTATTTTG GGTTTCAATGGAACTCTAACTGTACCAGTTGAGAGAAAAGGTGATCAGTATCAAGAAACGGAACTTACAGTGCATCCAGAACTGAAACAACCCTTGGCAGAACTTTGCAGTGACCCAAAGACCACAGTTGTTGTGCTTAGTGGAAGTGGTAGACCAGTTCTAGATCAA AACTTCAAAGAGTATGACATCTGGCTAGCAGCAGAGAATGGAATGTTTTTAAACCCTTCTAAGGGAGAATGGATGACAACAATGCCAGAGCAACTAAATATGGAATGGGTTGACAGTGTGAAG CATGTTTTTGACTACTTCACAGATAGAACACCTCGATCACATATTGAAGAAAGGGATGCTTCACTTGTATGGAGTTACAGACATTCAG ATGTTGAGTTTGGAAGACTGCAAGCAAGGGACATGCTGCAGCATCTCTGGACAGGGCCAATTTCTAATGCTTCAGTTGAAGTTGTTCAAGGGAGCCGGTCTGTTGAGGTGCGAGCTGCTAATGTTACTAAG GGAGCAGCCATTGACCGTATTCTAGGGGAGATAGTCCACAGTAAATCCATGACAACACCAATTGATTATGTTTTGTGTATAGGACATTTTCTAACAAAG CAGGATGAAGATATATATGCGTTTTTTGAGCCAGAGTTACCTTCTATTGGTGTGGGTCTTCCACGAAGTAAGGTAACAGAAGGAGTTAAGTTTCCTGCGGAGAGGATATCGTCGTTGAAGATTCCAGCAAGTAAAAGTGGAGCAGCAAAATCATCCCAAAATAAGGGACAACGTGTTGTGCCAAATTCtgagaagaaaacaaataatcatGTGTGCCGTGCGCCACGTCGTCCAGCTCCTGAAAAGATCTCTTGGAATGTCCTTGACCTGAAGAAAGAGAATTACTTTTCTTGTGCTGTTGGAAGAACACAAACGAATGCTCGGTATACGCTTGGATCACCGGATGAAGTTGTTGCATTTCTGAAGGAACTAGTCAACTCATCTCCATACTCTTATGTCTGA
- the LOC108332608 gene encoding alpha,alpha-trehalose-phosphate synthase [UDP-forming] 1 isoform X2, which produces MVGFQSDHKPGNKYNGNSNIIPDRVERLMRRRELFKSSKASLLNEAPDSNNNNNNVITEYFEHDPRLREDNNSAASYERLLEGVAAAVRGEREDGKPFKQRLLVVANRLPVSAIRKGEDSWSLEISAGGLVSALLGVKALEARWIGWAGVNVPDEIGQKALTKALAEKRCIPVFLDEEIVHQYYNGYCNNILWPLFHYLGLPQEDRLATTRSFQSQFEAYQKANQMFADVVNKHYEEGDVVWCHDYHLMFLPQCLKNYNPKMKVGWFLHTPFPSSEIHRTLPSRSELLHAVLAADLVGFHTYDYARHFVSACTRILGLEGTPEGVENQGKLTRVAAFPIGIDSERFKRALDLPQVKGHIKELQERFKGRKVMLGVDRLDMIKGIPQKILAFEKFLEESPDWRDKVVLLQIAVPTRTDVPEYQKLTSQVHEIVGRINGRFGTLATVPIHHLDCSLDFHKLCALYAVTDVALVTSLRDGMNLVSYEFVACQDKKKGVLILSEFAGAAQSLGAGAILVNPWNITEVAAAIAKALNMKSEEREKRHKHNFKHVTTHTAQEWAETFVSELNDTIDEAQLRTKQVPPRLPTETAVERYLQSNNRLIILGFNGTLTVPVERKGDQYQETELTVHPELKQPLAELCSDPKTTVVVLSGSGRPVLDQNFKEYDIWLAAENGMFLNPSKGEWMTTMPEQLNMEWVDSVKHVFDYFTDRTPRSHIEERDASLVWSYRHSDVEFGRLQARDMLQHLWTGPISNASVEVVQGSRSVEVRAANVTKGAAIDRILGEIVHSKSMTTPIDYVLCIGHFLTKDEDIYAFFEPELPSIGVGLPRSKVTEGVKFPAERISSLKIPASKSGAAKSSQNKGQRVVPNSEKKTNNHVCRAPRRPAPEKISWNVLDLKKENYFSCAVGRTQTNARYTLGSPDEVVAFLKELVNSSPYSYV; this is translated from the exons ATGGTTGGATTCCAGAGTGACCATAAGCCCGGGAACAAGTACAATGGTAATTCTAATATTATTCCGGATCGTGTTGAACGTCTTATGAGACGAAGAGAGCTTTTTAAAAGCAGCAAGGCATCTCTTTTGAATGAGGCTCCtgatagtaataataataataataatgtgattACTGAATATTTTGAGCATGACCCGCGCTTAAGGGAAGATAATAACTCTGCTGCTTCCTATGAACGATTACTGGAAGGAGTGGCAGCGGCAGTGCGGGGCGAGAGGGAGGATGGGAAACCTTTCAAACAAAGGCTTTTGGTAGTGGCCAATAGGCTGCCAGTCTCGGCAATTAGGAAAGGCGAGGATTCGTGGTCCTTGGAGATAAGTGCTGGTGGCCTGGTGAGCGCTCTGTTAG GTGTGAAGGCTTTGGAGGCAAGGTGGATAGGTTGGGCTGGAGTCAATGTGCCAGATGAGATTGGACAAAAGGCACTTACTAAAGCTTTGGCTGAAAAG AGGTGTATCCCAGTATTTCTTGATGAAGAGATTGTACATCAATATTATAATGGCTATTGTAACAATATTCTCTGGCCCCTTTTTCATTACCTTGGACTTCCACAAGAAGACCGCCTTGCTACCACACGTAGTTTCCAATCTCAATTTGAAGCATACCAGAAGGCAAATCAAATGTTTGCCGATGTTGTAAACAAGCACTATGAAGAGGGTGATGTTGTTTGGTGCCATGATTACCATCTTATGTTTCTTCCACAATGCTTAAAGAATTATAACCCCAAAATGAAAGTTGGCTGGTTTCTTCATACCCCATTTCCATCTTCTGAGATTCACAGGACATTGCCTTCTCGTTCAGAGCTTCTGCATGCTGTTCTTGCAGCTGATTTGGTTGG TTTTCACACCTACGACTATGCACGACATTTTGTCAGTGCATGTACCCGCATACTTGGACTTGAGGGAACGCCTGAAGGGGTTGAGAATCAAGGGAAGCTGACTCGAGTAGCAGCA TTTCCAATAGGTATAGACTCAGAACGATTCAAACGTGCACTTGACCTTCCTCAAGTGAAGGGTCACATAAAAGAATTACAAGAGAGATTTAAAGGGAGAAAG GTAATGTTAGGTGTTGATCGTCTTGATATGATCAAAGGAATCCCTCAAAAAATTCTGGCATTTGAAAAATTTTTGGAAGAGAGTCCTGATTGGCGTGATAAAGTTGTTCTGCTTCAAATTGCCGTGCCAACAAGGACAGATGTTCCTGAGT ATCAAAAGCTTACTAGCCAGGTTCATGAAATTGTTGGTCGCATCAATGGCAGATTTGGAACACTTGCTACCGTTCCCATACATCACCTG GATTGCTCTCTTGATTTTCATAAACTATGTGCTTTGTACGCTGTTACGG ATGTAGCACTTGTCACCTCTTTAAGGGATGGAATGAATCTTGTAAGTTACGAATTTGTGGCTTGccaagataaaaagaaagggGTTCTCATTCTCAGCGAA TTTGCTGGTGCTGCACAGTCACTTGGCGCTGGGGCAATTCTGGTCAACCCTTGGAACATCACGGAAGTTGCTGCTGCAATTGCCAAGGCTCTGAATATGAAATCAGAAGAACGAGAGAAGAGACATAAGCATAACTTTAAACATGTAACAACCCACACTGCTCAGGAATGGGCAGAAACTTTTGTGAG TGAACTAAATGATACTATTGATGAGGCACAATTAAGGACCAAACAAGTTCCACCAAGGCTCCCAACGGAGACTGCAGTTGAGCGTTATTTGCAGTCAAATAATCGGTTGATTATTTTG GGTTTCAATGGAACTCTAACTGTACCAGTTGAGAGAAAAGGTGATCAGTATCAAGAAACGGAACTTACAGTGCATCCAGAACTGAAACAACCCTTGGCAGAACTTTGCAGTGACCCAAAGACCACAGTTGTTGTGCTTAGTGGAAGTGGTAGACCAGTTCTAGATCAA AACTTCAAAGAGTATGACATCTGGCTAGCAGCAGAGAATGGAATGTTTTTAAACCCTTCTAAGGGAGAATGGATGACAACAATGCCAGAGCAACTAAATATGGAATGGGTTGACAGTGTGAAG CATGTTTTTGACTACTTCACAGATAGAACACCTCGATCACATATTGAAGAAAGGGATGCTTCACTTGTATGGAGTTACAGACATTCAG ATGTTGAGTTTGGAAGACTGCAAGCAAGGGACATGCTGCAGCATCTCTGGACAGGGCCAATTTCTAATGCTTCAGTTGAAGTTGTTCAAGGGAGCCGGTCTGTTGAGGTGCGAGCTGCTAATGTTACTAAG GGAGCAGCCATTGACCGTATTCTAGGGGAGATAGTCCACAGTAAATCCATGACAACACCAATTGATTATGTTTTGTGTATAGGACATTTTCTAACAAAG GATGAAGATATATATGCGTTTTTTGAGCCAGAGTTACCTTCTATTGGTGTGGGTCTTCCACGAAGTAAGGTAACAGAAGGAGTTAAGTTTCCTGCGGAGAGGATATCGTCGTTGAAGATTCCAGCAAGTAAAAGTGGAGCAGCAAAATCATCCCAAAATAAGGGACAACGTGTTGTGCCAAATTCtgagaagaaaacaaataatcatGTGTGCCGTGCGCCACGTCGTCCAGCTCCTGAAAAGATCTCTTGGAATGTCCTTGACCTGAAGAAAGAGAATTACTTTTCTTGTGCTGTTGGAAGAACACAAACGAATGCTCGGTATACGCTTGGATCACCGGATGAAGTTGTTGCATTTCTGAAGGAACTAGTCAACTCATCTCCATACTCTTATGTCTGA
- the LOC108332609 gene encoding protein OCTOPUS, whose amino-acid sequence MAMPGLLIGFLIKEEELVAIVEEEEELKTMKDHIDLDSSQAKQQKTRDFKDLAGSFFAAASVFSKKLQKWRQKQKAKKRRNGALPVEKLIGRQFQDTQSKIADYGFGRQSCDTDPRFSLDAGRFSLDAGQFSLDVGRMSFDDPRYLLGRSNFPRMPTMMSVVEDAPVQHVMRTDTQIPVEEEPVNDDEGVPGGNAQTKEYYSDSSSRRRKSLDRSNSVRKSVSLEVDELTNNGRGGANGNGNLNGNVNANAKMAPSGVDYVHGVRMGFNERKFGSNSMWE is encoded by the exons atgGCGATGCCAG GGTTGTTAATTGGGTTCTTAATTAAGGAAGAAGAGCTTGTTGCCATCgttgaagaagaggaggagcTGAAGACAATGAAGGACCACATTGACCTTGACTCATCACAAGCGAAGCAGCAAAAAACGCGTGACTTCAAGGACCTCGCGGGAAGCTTCTTCGCCGCGGCTTCGGTTTTCAGCAAGAAATTGCAGAAGTGGCGGCAGAAGCAGAAAGCAAAGAAGCGGAGGAACGGTGCTCTTCCGGTGGAGAAGCTGATCGGGCGGCAGTTCCAGGACACGCAGTCGAAGATCGCCGACTACGGCTTCGGGCGGCAATCTTGCGACACCGATCCAAGGTTCTCGCTGGACGCAGGGCGGTTCTCCCTAGACGCGGGGCAGTTCTCACTTGACGTCGGGAGGATGTCGTTCGACGACCCTCGGTATTTGCTCGGACGGAGCAATTTTCCGAGGATGCCGACGATGATGTCGGTGGTGGAAGACGCGCCGGTGCAGCATGTGATGAGGACTGATACGCAGATTCCTGTGGAGGAGGAGCCGGTGAATGACGATGAGGGCGTTCCTGGTGGGAATGCACAGACTAAAGAGTACTACTCTGATTCGAGTTCTAGGAGGAGGAAGAGTCTTGATAGGTCTAATTCGGTTAGGAAAAGTGTTAGTTTGGAGGTGGATGAGTTGACTAACAATGGAAGAGGTGGTGCGAATGGGAATGGGAATTTGAATGGGAATGTGAATGCGAATGCTAAGATGGCTCCTTCTGGAGTGGATTATGTGCATGGTGTGAGAATGGGGTTTAATGAAAGGAAATTCGGGTCGAATTCAATGTGGGAATAA